Proteins co-encoded in one Medicago truncatula cultivar Jemalong A17 chromosome 8, MtrunA17r5.0-ANR, whole genome shotgun sequence genomic window:
- the LOC11436178 gene encoding probable ATP synthase 24 kDa subunit, mitochondrial gives MALASRLASKSKLLYGSQILLQREFAVPVRHFAKGSEGSDLPALKGDEMLKKIYLEVKNKFETSIGILRKEKITIAPEDPAAVSQYAKVMKTIREKANLLSVAQDVKADIDIETQDIPDARTYLLTLKEIRTKRGLTDDLGAEALMFDALEKIEKDLKKPLLRNDKKGMDLLLAEFDKINNKLGIRKEELPKHEEQLELKIAKAQLEELKKDAVEAMETQKKREEFKDEPAAVDVKTLDIRNFL, from the exons atGGCACTCGCTTCTCGCCTCGCATCCAAATCCAAATTG CTGTATGGTAGTCAAATTCTTTTGCAAAGGGAGTTTGCTGTTCCGGTTCGTCACTTTGCTAAAGGGTCCGAAGGGTCCGACCTTCCTGCCCTTAAGGGAGATG AGATGCTGAAGAAGATTTATTTGGAAGTGAAGAACAAATTTGAGACTTCCATCGGAATATTAAGGAAGGAGAAGATCACCATAGCTCCAGAGGATCCAGCTGCTGTTTCTCAATATGCGAAGGTCATGAAAACAATCAGAGAGAA GGCAAACTTGCTGTCAGTGGCTCAAGATGTCAAGGCTGACATTGATATAGAGACACAAGATATTCCTGATGCTCGGACTTATCTTTTAACCTTGAAGGAAATAAGAACCAA GAGAGGTCTTACTGATGATCTTGGAGCAGAGGCTTTAATGTTTGATGCATTGGAGAAAATTGAAAAGGATTTAAAGAAACCCCTATTGAGAAATGATAAGAAAGGAATGGACCTTCTTTTGGCAGAGTTTGATAAGATTAATAACAA ACTTGGAATTCGAAAAGAAGAATTGCCAAAGCACGAAGAGCAGCTGGAGCTTAAAATAGCCAAAGCACAGCTGGAGGAGTTGAAAAAGGATGCTGTTGAGGCAATGGAAACTCAGAAGAAAAG GGAGGAATTCAAGGATGAGCCTGCGGCGGTTGACGTCAAAACTTTGGACATCCGGAACTTCCTTTAA
- the LOC11436176 gene encoding ras-related protein Rab7 encodes MDISSSHRKRTLLKVIVLGDSGVGKTSLMNQYVYKKFSQQYKATIGADFVTKELLVDDKLVTLQIWDTAGQERFHSLGAAFYRGADCCVLVYDVNIHKTFDTLNNWHDDFLKQADTGNPDAFPFVLLGNKVDVDGGNSRRVTEKKAREWCASRGSIPYFETSAKEGYNVDDAFLCVAKVASENDHDLDIYFRGISETPSEAEQRSNCAC; translated from the exons ATGGATATTTCTAGTTCACACAGAAAGAGAACTTTGCTTAAGGTCATTGTCCTTGGAGATAGTGG GGTTGGGAAGACATCTTTGATGAACCA ATATGTCTATAAGAAATTCAGTCAACAGTACAAAGCCACAATTGGGGCTGATTTTGTTACAAAGGAGCTACTAGTTGATGATAAACTCGTAACCTTGCAG ATTTGGGATACTGCAGGACAGGAAAGGTTCCATAGTCTTGGAGCTGCATTTTACAGAGGGGCAGATTGTTGTGTTTTGGTATATGATGTAAATATACACAAAACATTTGATACATTAAACAATTGGCATGATGACTTTCTCAAGCAG GCAGATACGGGCAATCCTGATGCATTTCCCTTTGTACTACTTGGGAACAAGGTTGATGTAGATGGTGGAAACAGTAGAAGG GTTACAGAGAAGAAAGCTAGGGAATGGTGTGCTTCAAGGGGTAGCATACCATATTTTGAAACCTCTGCAAAAGAGGGCTACAATGTTGATGATGCATTTTTATGTGTTGCTAAAGTTGCATCAGAAAATGACCATGATTTAGACAT TTATTTTCGTGGAATCTCTGAAACCCCTTCAGAAGCAGAACAACGAAGTAATTGTGCATGCTGA
- the LOC11427448 gene encoding violaxanthin de-epoxidase, chloroplastic, with the protein MSFKLQLHLHLPTHVLQTQHYFLSSNLFPFSHSSPCSFSISLSSHTTTPYCFPPSSTTVDSDMTTDEPPVRMVAIVGHGAVSPLNSASWEQVMLHTAKRLKWVDEGYELLVFTDKCIQSNEPLQRELLKADILVIVAVTNKESVNWIKISSKTIENVICFDSSLDLKNKLGGYEIHNEVRGSIFGKILGSSELLDKTKDSYEVVQTVTEAWDRRSSDDIRFCLLLLINAYIRPVPVLKNLRAKGFSTLNCMLKNCGRQVLNCLLDPNCRKALQCLNKCSPVDQVCNYRCIASYESANLEAFSLCVLQKNNCLELEAEVPTKPYVPPMVEFRGQNLSHEIAEDLFVGWLGSLQWSWRVVAGQNPAYDQFPCQYQLFYRGKAKGSFWYEPVFQVKTFEGQMVWRRRKYRVKRGKVYGTFYFSVLDNGVISNEFWTIVDVANDLSWGLFHYHGAAKAAGQSYTGAVLVSPDGAFPNERERTKIVTALEKCEIKEWELFFVDNCSCIDPPLGTPEGSSFHSVVQINDPNWMNV; encoded by the exons ATGTCCTTCAAACTGcaacttcatcttcatcttcccacACATGTGCTTCAAACTCAACACTACTTTCTCTCTTCTAACCTTTTTCCCTTTTCCCATTCTTCTCCATGCTCATTCTCAATCTCTCTTTCTTCACATACTACTACTCCTTATTGCTTTCCTCCATCATCAACAACCGTGGACTCTGACATGACGACGGATGAGCCTCCTGTGAGGATGGTGGCTATAGTTGGCCATGGAGCTGTTAGCCCTCTCAACTCTGCTTCTTGGGAACAAGTCATGCTTCACACT GCAAAAAGATTGAAATGGGTTGATGAAGGGTATGAACTTCTTGTATTTACCGACAAGTGCATTCAATCTAATGAACCACTCCAGAGAGAATTATTGAAGGCTGATATATTAGTGATTGTCGCTGTTACAAACAAAGAGTCGGTTAATTGGATTAAAATCAGCAGCAAAACTATTGAAAATGTAATATGCTTTGACTCTTCACTAGATTTGAAGAACAAATTAGGAGGCTATGAGATTCACAATGAAGTAAGGGGAAGTATATTTGGAAAAATATTGGGGAGTTCCGAGTTATTAGATAAAACCAAAGACTCATATGAAGTAGTGCAAACTGTAACCGAAGCATGGGATCGACGTAGTTCTGACGATATACGGTTTTGTTTGCTTTTACTAATCAATGCCTATATAAGGCCAGTTCCAGTATTGAAGAACCTGAGAGCAAAGGGTTTTTCAACTTTAAACTGTATGTTGAAGAACTGCGGTCGTCAGGTACTTAATTGCTTGTTAGATCCTAACTGTAGAAAAGCTCTTCAATGTCTGAATAAGTGTAGTCCTGTTGATCAAGTATGTAATTACCGATGCATCGCTTCATACGAAAGTGCGAATCTGGAAGCCTTTTCGCTTTGCGTGTTACAGAAAAACAACTGTCTTGAGTTGGAAGCAGAAGTTCCTACCAAGCCATATGTGCCTCCAATGGTTGAATTTCGCGGGCAGAACTTGAGTCATGAAATTGCAGAAGATTTGTTTGTTGGTTGGTTGGGGAGTTTGCAGTGGAGCTGGCGCGTTGTAGCGGGGCAGAATCCAGCATATGATCAATTCCCTTGTCAATATCAGCTATTCTATAGAGGAAAAGCAAAAGGGTCATTTTGGTATGAACCGGTATTTCAGGTAAAAACATTTGAAGGCCAAATGGTATGGAGGAGGAGAAAATATAGGGTTAAGAGAGGTAAGGTATATGGCACATTCTATTTCAGTGTATTAGATAATGGAGTTATTTCAAATGAGTTTTGGACAATTGTGGATGTAGCTAATGACCTTAGTTGGGGTTTGTTCCACTATCATGGAGCTGCTAAAGCTGCAGGGCAGTCTTATACTGGGGCAGTACTTGTTAGTCCAGATGGAGCATTTCCAAATGAAAGAGAGAGGACGAAAATTGTTACTGCACTAGAGAAATGTGAAATCAAAGAGTGGGAGCTATTCTTTGTTGACAATTGTTCATGCATTGATCCTCCATTAGGAACTCCAGAGGGTTCAAGTTTTCATTCTGTAGTCCAAATTAATGATCCAAATTGGATGAATGTGTGA
- the LOC11436177 gene encoding iron-sulfur assembly protein IscA, chloroplastic produces the protein MAGAAFFAITTTTAHCSPQLVRVPITHTSLSFRSSTPILNRRFSPKPLSIRSLSVSASAAPASGAVAPAISLTDNALNHLNKMRSERSQDLCLRIGVKQGGCSGMSYTMDFEDRANARPDDSIIEYKGFVIVCDPKSLLFVFGMQLDYSDALIGGGFNFKNPNATQTCGCGKSFNAEM, from the exons atgGCTGGTGCTGCTTTCTTTGCAATTACTACTACTACCGCGCACTGCTCTCCCCAATTGGTTCGCGTTCCAATCACTCATACCTCTCTCTCTTTTCGATCTTCAACACCAATTCTCAATCGCCGTTTTAGCCCTAAACCTCTCTCTATTCGATCACTTTCCGTTTCTGCTTCCG CTGCACCTGCATCTGGGGCCGTGGCACCTGCAATTTCGCTTACCGATAATGCACTCAATCACTTGAATAAGATGAGGTCTGAACGAAGTCAAGATCTGTGTTTAAGAATAGGTGTCAAACAGGGTGGGTGCTCTGGTATGTCATACACAATGGATTTTGAGGACAGGGCTAATGCAAGGCCAGATGACTCCATCATTGAATACAAAGGTTTTGTAATTG TTTGTGATCCTAAGAGCCTACTCTTCGTATTTGGAATGCAATTAGACTACAGTGATGCTCTGATCGGGGGAGGCTTCAATTTCAAGAATCCTAATGCGACACAAACCTGTGGATGTGGTAAATCATTTAATGCAGAAATGTAA